A single region of the Thermoanaerobacterium aotearoense genome encodes:
- the rpiB gene encoding ribose 5-phosphate isomerase B, with protein MIAIGSDHGGYELKEAIKKHLEERGIEYKDFGTFSEDSVDYPDYAREVAEAVASGQFEKGILLCGTGVGISIAANKVPGIRAAHVSDAFSARYSKEHNNANVLCMGGRVVGPGLATLLVDEWLDAEFQGGRHQKRIDKISEIEKKYSR; from the coding sequence ATGATTGCGATAGGTTCTGATCACGGTGGCTATGAGCTTAAAGAGGCTATAAAGAAACATCTTGAGGAAAGAGGGATAGAATACAAGGATTTTGGCACATTTAGTGAGGATTCTGTAGACTATCCTGATTACGCCAGAGAAGTGGCAGAAGCTGTAGCCAGTGGACAGTTTGAGAAAGGCATACTTTTGTGCGGCACAGGCGTTGGCATATCCATTGCTGCCAATAAAGTGCCTGGCATCAGGGCAGCACACGTATCTGATGCCTTTTCAGCAAGGTACTCAAAAGAGCACAACAATGCAAATGTGCTTTGCATGGGGGGAAGAGTTGTAGGGCCAGGTCTTGCAACCCTTTTGGTGGATGAATGGCTTGACGCAGAATTTCAAGGCGGAAGGCATCAAAAGAGGATTGACAAGATTTCTGAGATTGAAAAAAAATACTCGAGATGA
- the upp gene encoding uracil phosphoribosyltransferase, which yields MYDNVYVLDHPLIQHKISLIRDENTGSKEFRELVEEISMLMAYEVTRDLPLEEIEVKTPIAIAKTKVIAGKKLGIVPILRAGLGMVDGMMKLIPAAKVGHIGLYRDPETLKPVEYYCKLPSDINERDLIVVDPMLATGGSASAAIHFLKERGAQSIKLVNLIAAPEGIEAVHKDHPEVPIYLACIDERLNEHGYIVPGLGDAGDRLFGTK from the coding sequence ATGTACGATAATGTTTATGTGTTAGATCATCCGTTAATACAGCACAAAATCAGTTTGATAAGAGATGAAAATACAGGGTCAAAGGAATTTAGAGAGCTTGTGGAAGAGATATCAATGCTTATGGCGTATGAAGTGACAAGAGATCTTCCGCTGGAGGAGATTGAAGTAAAGACACCTATAGCAATTGCCAAGACGAAAGTCATAGCTGGCAAAAAGTTAGGCATAGTTCCAATCTTAAGAGCCGGACTTGGCATGGTAGATGGCATGATGAAACTTATACCTGCAGCTAAGGTTGGACATATAGGTTTGTACAGGGATCCTGAGACATTGAAACCTGTTGAATACTACTGCAAGTTGCCTTCTGATATAAACGAGAGAGATCTTATTGTAGTGGATCCTATGCTGGCAACAGGTGGTTCTGCATCTGCAGCCATACACTTTTTGAAAGAAAGAGGCGCTCAAAGCATAAAGCTTGTCAATCTCATAGCTGCACCTGAAGGGATAGAAGCTGTTCACAAAGACCATCCGGAAGTTCCTATATATTTAGCTTGCATTGATGAAAGGCTGAATGAGCATGGATACATCGTGCCAGGCCTTGGCGACGCAGGAGATAGACTTTTCGGAACAAAGTAA
- a CDS encoding deoxycytidylate deaminase, producing MRPSWDEYFMMVVDVVKTRSTCLRRQVGAVIVKDKHIISTGYNGAPTGLKHCEEVGCMRESLNIPSGERHELCRGTHAEQNAIIQAALNGVSTKDATIYISASPCSMCAKMIINAGIKRVVYEGDYPDNLSFGYLKEASVEVVKMERR from the coding sequence ATGAGACCGTCGTGGGATGAGTATTTTATGATGGTGGTAGATGTGGTAAAGACCAGATCTACCTGTTTAAGAAGGCAGGTTGGTGCTGTCATTGTGAAGGACAAGCATATCATATCGACAGGGTACAATGGTGCACCGACAGGGCTTAAACACTGTGAAGAAGTAGGATGTATGAGGGAAAGCCTAAACATACCATCAGGCGAAAGGCATGAGCTTTGTAGAGGCACTCACGCTGAGCAGAACGCCATAATACAAGCGGCGTTAAACGGTGTAAGCACAAAAGATGCAACCATCTATATAAGTGCAAGCCCATGCTCTATGTGCGCCAAGATGATCATCAATGCAGGTATAAAAAGAGTTGTCTATGAAGGGGATTACCCTGATAACCTTTCATTTGGGTATTTGAAAGAAGCTTCTGTAGAAGTTGTGAAGATGGAAAGACGATAA
- a CDS encoding MraY family glycosyltransferase: protein MRIYILSFVVAFVAALMATPAAKKLAYKIGAIDIPKDKRRVHSKPVPLIGGLAIYLGTVLSMLLFLPKSETNIGIIAGSTIIVALGIFDDKYELKAKVKLLGQLLAAFVVVLSGVRIDWLTNPFGDGMINIGVFAIPLSIFWIVGITNAMNLIDGLDGLAAGIASISSGSLFVVSLLNGRYATAIITVAVTGAALGFLPYNFNPAKIFMGDTGAMFLGFILSAVSIQGAVKSAAAIAIAVPILALGVPVFDTIFAIIRRLANKKPIMEADKGHLHHRLLALGLSQRQAVFVMYGVSLFLGLSAILISSTNGAKGYIILIVAILAVLWGADKMGLYGHKAKNMNV from the coding sequence ATGAGAATATACATTTTGTCGTTTGTTGTGGCTTTTGTGGCTGCACTTATGGCTACACCAGCGGCAAAGAAGTTGGCTTATAAAATTGGAGCCATTGATATACCAAAGGATAAAAGGCGTGTTCACAGTAAGCCAGTACCGCTTATAGGCGGATTGGCCATATACCTTGGTACAGTTTTAAGCATGCTTTTGTTTTTGCCAAAGTCAGAGACTAACATCGGAATAATAGCTGGAAGCACGATAATAGTGGCTTTAGGCATATTTGATGATAAATACGAATTAAAAGCTAAAGTGAAGCTATTAGGACAGCTTTTGGCAGCATTTGTGGTTGTCTTAAGCGGTGTAAGGATTGATTGGCTTACAAACCCATTTGGCGATGGCATGATAAACATTGGTGTTTTTGCTATTCCCCTTAGCATATTTTGGATCGTAGGTATCACAAATGCCATGAACCTTATTGATGGGCTTGATGGACTTGCTGCAGGCATAGCATCTATATCGTCTGGATCTCTATTTGTAGTGTCTTTATTAAACGGACGATATGCTACTGCGATTATTACCGTTGCTGTCACAGGAGCTGCACTGGGCTTCTTACCATACAATTTCAATCCTGCTAAGATATTCATGGGAGATACTGGCGCCATGTTTTTGGGCTTCATCCTGTCGGCGGTGTCTATCCAAGGTGCAGTAAAATCTGCTGCTGCCATTGCGATTGCTGTTCCGATTTTGGCGTTAGGTGTCCCGGTGTTTGACACCATATTTGCAATAATAAGGCGGTTGGCCAATAAAAAGCCAATCATGGAGGCAGATAAAGGACATTTGCATCATAGGCTTTTAGCGCTGGGCCTTTCACAGAGACAGGCTGTCTTTGTCATGTACGGTGTAAGTTTGTTCTTGGGTTTAAGCGCAATACTTATATCCTCCACAAATGGTGCAAAAGGTTACATCATATTGATTGTTGCGATTTTAGCCGTATTATGGGGCGCTGACAAGATGGGACTTTATGGACACAAAGCTAAAAATATGAATGTGTAA
- the wecB gene encoding non-hydrolyzing UDP-N-acetylglucosamine 2-epimerase, whose translation MLKVMPIFGTRPEAIKMAPLVKELQCADGIETVVCVTAQHRDMLDQVLRLFNVIPKYDLDVMKESQSLSDITSSVLRGLDDVLEKEKPDLILVHGDTTTTFVAALSAFYKKIKVGHVEAGLRSFDKWFPYPEEMNRKLTGVLTDLHFAPTQTAKDNLIKEGVDESSIFVTGNTVIDAMKYTVKENYVFRDDRLNSVDYKNKKVIVVTAHRRENWGLPIENICNALRKIAIDFKDTYIIYPVHKNPVVRDTVFSVLDNLDNVLLLDPIDTDEMHNLLKRCYMVMTDSGGLQEEVPSLGKPVLVLRDVTERPEAVKAGTVKIIGTDFDRVYNEAKLLLTDKDEYDRMANAVNPYGDGNASKRIVQAIKYAFGMTDEKVDEFKSSL comes from the coding sequence ATGCTAAAAGTAATGCCTATTTTCGGCACAAGACCAGAGGCGATTAAGATGGCGCCACTTGTGAAAGAGCTTCAGTGTGCCGATGGAATAGAGACAGTCGTATGCGTTACAGCTCAGCACCGGGACATGCTTGATCAGGTGCTGAGGCTTTTTAATGTCATTCCTAAGTATGACCTTGATGTGATGAAGGAAAGTCAGTCATTGTCAGACATAACATCATCTGTCTTAAGAGGGCTTGATGATGTCTTGGAGAAGGAAAAGCCTGATTTGATTTTGGTTCACGGTGATACCACCACGACGTTTGTTGCTGCTTTGTCGGCCTTTTACAAAAAGATAAAAGTAGGCCATGTGGAGGCAGGGTTAAGGTCTTTCGACAAGTGGTTTCCGTATCCTGAGGAGATGAATAGAAAGCTTACAGGAGTTCTTACGGATTTGCACTTTGCACCGACACAGACGGCAAAGGATAACCTTATAAAAGAAGGAGTAGATGAAAGCAGCATATTTGTAACAGGCAATACCGTCATAGATGCAATGAAATACACTGTAAAGGAAAATTACGTCTTTCGTGATGATAGGTTAAATAGCGTTGATTATAAAAACAAGAAAGTCATCGTTGTTACGGCACATCGCAGAGAAAATTGGGGTTTGCCAATAGAAAATATATGCAACGCATTGAGGAAAATAGCCATTGATTTTAAGGATACGTACATTATATACCCAGTTCACAAAAATCCCGTCGTAAGGGATACGGTATTTAGCGTCCTTGACAACCTTGACAATGTGTTACTGCTTGATCCAATCGATACAGATGAGATGCACAACCTTTTGAAAAGATGTTACATGGTCATGACAGACTCAGGAGGGCTTCAGGAGGAAGTTCCATCATTAGGAAAACCTGTCTTGGTCTTAAGAGATGTTACAGAAAGGCCTGAAGCGGTTAAAGCAGGCACTGTAAAGATAATAGGGACGGATTTCGACAGAGTTTACAATGAAGCAAAACTGCTACTTACAGATAAAGATGAATACGACAGGATGGCAAATGCAGTAAACCCATATGGGGATGGCAATGCATCAAAGCGCATTGTACAAGCCATAAAATACGCATTTGGCATGACAGATGAAAAAGTGGATGAATTTAAAAGCAGCTTATGA
- a CDS encoding YwmB family TATA-box binding protein — protein sequence MFNKLSLIAVTIVVVFFMLNSQMDAFSAKGNDVSVIEDAFLKSGASYQYANINGWAKLNSDFTPLSQMNKTVENVIKSLEIDDKMVKVSKLDQANFRQYDAEYDTKDKKISIVVQSVKNEAANETYILIDEYLLNGNKDVLSENERIKKAYSSLNIAPEIATCLVGTYDGKLNKDKISSILEEVMKDTDASKVEGLNEENLVSISAHTNKIKEYIEMGSEKINLNVAVRYSSYDDKTYIWLATPVIAIEY from the coding sequence ATGTTTAATAAGTTATCATTGATTGCTGTTACAATTGTTGTGGTGTTTTTCATGCTAAACTCTCAGATGGATGCATTTTCTGCAAAAGGCAACGATGTTTCAGTCATAGAAGATGCTTTTTTAAAAAGCGGTGCATCGTATCAGTACGCAAATATTAACGGGTGGGCGAAATTGAATTCCGATTTTACGCCTTTGAGCCAAATGAATAAAACTGTAGAAAATGTTATAAAATCGTTGGAAATTGACGATAAAATGGTTAAGGTTTCAAAACTCGATCAGGCTAATTTCAGACAGTACGATGCGGAATACGACACGAAAGACAAGAAAATTTCAATTGTCGTGCAAAGCGTCAAGAACGAAGCGGCTAATGAAACTTACATATTGATAGACGAATACTTGCTTAATGGAAACAAGGATGTCCTTAGTGAAAACGAAAGAATCAAAAAAGCGTATTCAAGTTTAAACATTGCTCCAGAGATTGCCACGTGCCTTGTGGGTACATACGATGGCAAGTTGAATAAAGACAAAATAAGTAGTATATTAGAAGAAGTGATGAAAGATACGGATGCTTCTAAGGTAGAAGGATTAAATGAAGAAAATTTAGTCAGTATTTCTGCTCACACAAATAAAATTAAGGAATATATTGAGATGGGTAGTGAAAAAATAAATTTGAACGTTGCAGTAAGATATAGCAGTTACGATGACAAAACATATATTTGGCTGGCAACACCTGTCATAGCAATAGAATATTAA
- the murA gene encoding UDP-N-acetylglucosamine 1-carboxyvinyltransferase — MVYTRIIVENSPALKGTVKVSGAKNSVLPIIAASLLSEGEVIIDDVPELKDVNVMIELIKFLGAKCTFQDGRLKINVDIKDVEAPYELVKKMRASFLVMGPILAKLGHAKISLPGGCAIGTRPIDLHLKGFQTLGAEIDIGHGYVEAKAKKLVGKKVYLDFPSVGATENIMMAAVFADGLTTVENAAEEPEVVDLANFLNKMGANIKGAGTDTIRIEGVKELKATEHTVIPDRIEAGTYMVASAMTGGDVLIENVIVDHVKPIIAKLTECGIEVYEEGTGVRVRGCKSYKAVDMKTLPYPGFPTDMQAQMMAMMAGAKGTSVIIETVFENRFMHVDELKRMGADIKIEGRTAVVTGIDHLSGAEVKATDLRAGAALILAGLIADGKTIINDVYHIDRGYVNIEDKLRSLGAIIYRVD; from the coding sequence GTGGTATACACGAGGATTATCGTTGAAAATAGCCCTGCGCTGAAGGGCACTGTAAAGGTAAGTGGAGCGAAAAATTCAGTTTTGCCTATCATCGCAGCATCTTTGCTTTCGGAAGGAGAAGTAATTATAGATGATGTGCCAGAGCTTAAAGATGTGAATGTGATGATAGAGCTTATCAAGTTTTTAGGTGCCAAATGCACATTTCAGGATGGAAGGCTTAAGATAAATGTGGACATAAAAGATGTTGAGGCGCCGTATGAACTTGTTAAAAAGATGAGAGCATCATTCCTTGTGATGGGGCCTATTCTGGCAAAATTGGGTCATGCAAAGATATCGCTGCCGGGTGGCTGCGCCATAGGGACAAGGCCTATAGACTTACACTTAAAGGGATTTCAAACGCTGGGTGCAGAGATAGACATAGGTCATGGATATGTAGAAGCAAAAGCTAAAAAGCTTGTAGGGAAGAAGGTTTATCTGGACTTTCCAAGCGTTGGAGCAACTGAAAACATCATGATGGCTGCTGTATTTGCAGATGGTCTTACTACCGTTGAAAATGCAGCCGAAGAACCTGAAGTGGTGGATCTTGCCAATTTTCTCAATAAGATGGGCGCTAACATAAAAGGCGCTGGCACAGATACAATAAGGATAGAAGGCGTAAAAGAGCTTAAAGCTACGGAGCACACTGTCATACCAGATAGAATTGAAGCCGGTACGTACATGGTTGCATCAGCCATGACAGGCGGTGATGTGCTTATAGAAAATGTCATAGTTGATCACGTCAAGCCTATAATTGCCAAGTTAACTGAGTGTGGCATCGAAGTGTATGAAGAAGGTACAGGCGTAAGAGTAAGAGGCTGTAAGAGCTATAAAGCAGTTGACATGAAGACGCTGCCGTATCCGGGTTTTCCTACAGATATGCAGGCTCAGATGATGGCAATGATGGCTGGAGCGAAAGGCACCAGCGTAATCATAGAGACAGTGTTTGAAAACAGATTTATGCATGTAGATGAATTAAAAAGGATGGGCGCGGATATAAAGATCGAAGGAAGAACTGCAGTAGTAACAGGTATTGATCATTTATCAGGTGCAGAAGTGAAGGCAACGGATTTGAGAGCCGGAGCTGCACTCATATTAGCAGGACTTATAGCGGATGGAAAGACTATTATAAACGATGTATATCATATAGACAGAGGTTATGTAAACATCGAGGATAAGCTTAGAAGTCTTGGAGCAATTATATACAGAGTTGATTAA